The following nucleotide sequence is from Parcubacteria group bacterium.
CGCGTTTATTTATGCGATAGAGCAGGTCGAAAAAACCGACAAAGTTTTGATTTGCTTCGATAACTTCCTCATTCGATAATTTCTTTTGAGAGAGTTCCTCATAGAATGGTTTTTCGTCTTCAATTTTTTGCATAAATAAAAACTGATCTTATCCTTGAGACCAGTTTATATCTTTCAAGTTTAGTAAATTTTAGTAAATTTTAGTACTTTTTTACCTAATTTCAGTATATTCCACCATATTCTAGTAATAATTTAGCTGAAGACATTTATTCTTAATTGTTAGAAACTCGCTAAATCCAGTCCTCTTAAGAATTTGTGCATTTATGTGGTTTTTTGCGCTATAAAATGATTTTTCATTCAATTTATGGGTCTCGTCCGTTCTAGTAATAATTTCATTTGCGGTTTGGAAATCCAATAATTGTCCAGGTGAATAATATTCATCATGCGTATCAAATAATGCACTGAGGATGTAATAAGAGGCGGTGCCAATTTCAAAATAAATAAAAGAGTCAGAAATTTTAAGTGCACCATTTGCAGTATTGAAAGAGATTTGTATATTTTGTGATTTTGTATTTTCATACAAAGAATATATATCGGAAATAGATTTTCTATTTACTTTAAGTGTGTAGTTTTGAGGCTTAGTAGATATAACTCCTCCAAATGCGGCTTTTGTTTTTATGAATGAATCAACGAGTGGCGAATCGGAATACATGCTTCTTTCTATAGTAATAATACTTGCATTTTGCAGAAATCTTAAAACACGTCTTTGGTCGTCTGGTTTTGGCAGAGTCGAATCGGCGCTTTGAATACGGATTTCTATCTTATCACTGATGCTTGCATCAATTTCTTTTCGGATTTCTTGCAACATCCAAAAGACAGCAATCTTGAATTCTGCGCTTTGCGTTCTGATAATTTCTTTAAGATCCATATATTGAGAGTTATTTATATCCATTTTGCTTCATTTGAGAGAAAAAATCAATATTATTGCTTGAATTTTATCTTTTTAGATGGTACATTGGTAATGTCACACCCAACTGAATATTTAGCACGAATGCCGTTTTTGGCGACGAGGTTGTTCTTGGAAAGGGGCAACCTTGCTAAAAACAATTGAGCGCAACCTCGTGTTCGTGTTCAGTTGGGTGTGACAACCAGCAGGTTGTCCTTTTTTGTTTGGATAATCTTGTTGAAATAAAAATAATTTGTAATAAAAATGCTATGGATAGCAATATGCCTATTGATGAGGCTCAAAAAAATCAAGAACAAAAGTGGTACAAAAAATGGTGGGTTATACTAATTGCAATAATAGTAATGTTGCCGTTTTTTTGGTTTTTTATTCCAGTTGGACTGATTGTTCTCATTTGGACTAGACAATGGAGTAATGGCGGTAAAATCGCCGCTACGATCGGTTTCATTTTATTTTTGATGACAGTCCTGGTTATAATTGGTTCTAATGCTTCAACAAAAACACAAACAACTTCAAAGGAACAAAAGCAGGAAATTGCGAAAAATTTGCCTATTGATGATAAAAAAGAAGATTCAAATACTGGTAGTATGGCACAGGTTGTTGAACAGAATGATCAAATTACGGAGGAAAAGAATGCAATTTCAGAAAACAGTTCGGAAATAGCCAGTCAAAATGAAAAAGTTGAAGAAGTTCAGGATATTCAAAAAACACCGAACTATGAAGTTGTTTATACAATAAATAATAAATATGGGCAAGGTGAGATTGATTTTGGAATTTTGATTGATCCAGTCGATGTACAAAGTAACTATTTCAAAGAAGATATAAAATTTATTGTGACAAAAGTTGTACAAGAGAAAGGAAAAAAAGTTTCTATTGATATATTAGATGATAAAAAGACTCTTGGTTTGTACCAGAAAAGTCACTATGCTCAAAATACTTTAGGGAGAATTCTTACTCAAGATGAAATGGAGTTGATCGGAGATCACCTTGTTGCAAGTTTTTCTGGACAGTTTGGAGAAGAAATTGTACAAAATTCATTGTCGTTTTTTCCAGCAACTGGGTCCGATAATCCAAGAGTTGGTAAATATGTCGAAACTCTCAAATTTGAGGTGAAATGATGTAAAAAAAGAATTTTTTTCCGATATGGTTATTTCAGTCGTTTATTCAAGGCTGCTTGATTGAACGTTCTTTTGATTGTACACTAAATTTGTATATCAGTTATTACTTTTGTGATGAATAATAGAAAAAATAAGAAAAAAATAGGTGAGAATTATACTTTTATAGATTTGTTTGCTGGGATAGGGGGATTTCACCAGGCTTTTCATAATATCGGAGCTGAGTGTGTGTTTTCTTCAGAATGGGATGAAAATGCCAGAAAAACGTACGAACTCAATTTCAAAAAGATTTCTCCAAATCTTTTTGAAAAAAATAAATTTATAGGGGATATAAACTCAATCAAAAACATCAAAAAGGAGATTCCTGATTTTGACATTTTGACGGGAGGATTTCCTTGCCAGCCCTTTAGTCACGCTGGACACAGAAAGGGTTTTTTGGATACCAGAGGCACTTTATTTTTCAATATAGTCGAAATATTGAGACAAAAAAAACCAAAAGCGTTTTTTATAGAAAATGTCAGGGGATTATTGAATCATGATGATGGCAATACTTTTTCAGTAATCAAAAAAACAATAGAAGAAGAACTGAACTATTCTTTTTATCCTGAGATTATTAGAGCCTCCGATTTTGGTTTGCCCCAGCATAGACCTCGTTTATTTATGGTTGGCTTCAAAAATAAAAAGATAGAATTTGAGTTTCCAGATCCAGTTGGCTTGAAAATGAACATGTCTGACATATGGGGAGGAAAATGCAGTAGAGATGTGGGATTTACTCTCAGATGCGGTGGTAGGGGGTCTGGTTTGAATGACAGGAGAAATTGGGACACATATTTGGTTGACGGTAAAGAAAGAAGATTGTCTTCTGCGGAGGGGAAAAAAATGATGGGATTTCCGAAAGGTTTCAAATTTCCAGTTTCTGAAACCCAAGCAATGAGGCAGCTTGGGAATGCTGTAGCTGTGCCAGCCATTCAAGCTGTTGCACAGGCAATAATTGAATCATTGAACTCTTATGATAAAAGGAAATAAAGGAGAATGGAGTGAATTTTATGCTTTTCTCAAAATATTGACTGATGGCAAAATGTTTACTGCAGATAAAGATCTC
It contains:
- a CDS encoding DNA cytosine methyltransferase — encoded protein: MNNRKNKKKIGENYTFIDLFAGIGGFHQAFHNIGAECVFSSEWDENARKTYELNFKKISPNLFEKNKFIGDINSIKNIKKEIPDFDILTGGFPCQPFSHAGHRKGFLDTRGTLFFNIVEILRQKKPKAFFIENVRGLLNHDDGNTFSVIKKTIEEELNYSFYPEIIRASDFGLPQHRPRLFMVGFKNKKIEFEFPDPVGLKMNMSDIWGGKCSRDVGFTLRCGGRGSGLNDRRNWDTYLVDGKERRLSSAEGKKMMGFPKGFKFPVSETQAMRQLGNAVAVPAIQAVAQAIIESLNSYDKRK